The following are encoded together in the Culex pipiens pallens isolate TS chromosome 1, TS_CPP_V2, whole genome shotgun sequence genome:
- the LOC120430976 gene encoding proto-oncogene tyrosine-protein kinase ROS isoform X2: MQRILVLLVVVILAGSQSRGQSLTEVELEDDYQVATQELEQHCVHRCPDQNRTGFNEHLDASCGSDCYLAQCAVGCKLWELALESSCQNVCNKTDQDLLEPKELYCVMGCNDALNRYFRWLKSMIGTPPAPALVADSLTATSLSLEWEVPKWLVQFSHYKNHSPQSYLVQWRYEEVAGDWKFCRNQSMGDNSTIRVDNLQPYTKYRFRVALLLSPHHDEVLISEQSVIILTLAHGPPMSEPKIVRAVAVDYSRISISWEPGPFPNGPVLSYVLQIKDIDPSGYSALKDIPESNSSRYYIYEKLTPGRNYSVSVKMRNPEGEGPPSTTYVQTPPQPLDLDEDIQPTLILGAERSVLSQGSDLLSDPPTDFYRSPHHKIRGTAIHIRKNLIFVSDEAGNIVKAPLLKGAEKNRTIILTPEAGHNFKPTLLSVDWLNDHLYILGQVTVNGLWQISRCDFNGDRMTVAIAGLQRQPIHFEVDPYNGYLFWVIRTFYADAGLFRLDLGDISNGVKHEITPIQLINHHNLGAFAVEHTRFRVLVADQDSNTVLAISLDGKTIENIRNNTQSPRFKQVKAITYANELFYWTNGKEVIAEDLHKKQNLYYHNAYPFALPITYFTICANLSSAQPIPVPVNPPRNVQALLTNKKIKIFWNVPHLLGIKGKGAWQEWMYKLELVAEITGKVVAYPDITGTTFTSMDVELLKPGQEYVIKAAAYTPAGRGPWGTEFRVRTLKDSHERHLLWSGSEGIMRSDVIGDGVETLISRTELEDGVVTDIAWFESILYVVSNSSLVFYNQSESGIGKVRELESVECVTVDWIGRRLYYYNPSQQMIMRSSLHGEQHEPIHNVKNVREIKFDALRGYIYYTSEFSMEAFRLNGKDKHSYYMENDRFTGKVVIGLTLDMDNERVYWIVRSISNSELFSAHMAGTGTGKISSMVTVLSDQSPRGSLTHFSDRLLWLQHDEVVVGDLQGKNLAHIKNQKLSGARAFTIIDPAHHIYPEDVQNINVLPMKVNDSSIRIQGTWKKFSIVWDPVANVNYGKVFYKLTIKVKSRTEIHELSKTSFAFNSAGANFVPAHTEINVTISAFTYWRSSIFSSARLYSPSGKPSPPLRPRVFVKHFQNPIQNSHSIDATFRWSPPKNSNGPIIGYKVHCSYEEDDTVKHVLQGELINGTERIVPNLVHNVSYSFRVQALTSAREGDLTAAQVINTAEDHPIPQALIVTSEHVFLYDFDSQQSTNVVGTSTPINFIVRLDREGKLFWVDENNELFQFYGSSKTKLHTISGPVQSLTIDWIQRVLYWSQLESVGSAIYAFDLNRSDKEAVHLERIVYRAGNMSNLVVSPMDRKLFWTERVPEDVIFVHSFEENKTEEFFDDSFEECPNRTAGITVHPVLTLQTSVDEEARLFWAETGAFRSIGLNSKTCMNFEFEYNPEMHSVAKDGDHFYWLEKDTAFVRMDYGGSIDSEKFDEIRTLLPLRLQYYPERRCLIPLQKEQDYQVKLLQRTEDSLTLLLPKAEVHQNCTIEPSAIRYQIFYEEYRPVQTNETEDCELRNCSLVSSYDRSTTIRGLKPFTKYQFQVKLVNYYQEQIGLTQDLLESPRLGSPTVFSTAAGAPSTPENVSAVAISPTEAVVHWSPPKVKNSDRVWYEIHWQTENIHDGLKNRQQQTFVDFDETLSHLSMNLTRLQPSKAYTIWIRAYSSNTTFSESYQVNIVTFPEPEEIMLQSISSTELSVKWRPHVNISTYKLQYSAMGSKVWETVFETGVNVSSPEDDIFQVTGLQPKTQYRFIVLLFYPNRQDPYMWPSDTKFIYETEADRPSAPGRPIVTQIRQEFYRVIWEAAKDNGAPIQEYALEALVRSPRNTNRVERSAVTAAGSAELEDYGEDDMNNTIPTRVDVSSTDSEEYETFDEHWEQVYNGTEVYWFIPENRPLHKHTFRVRAKNSCGWGPYSGESEPISAPLISGQASSFLIIGVIAASSILLLIFVLICVCACRARAEKEKNKFIDATNTTRIPDVELANLRELPRRGNFIHSNNILYSSGPLTDSEIALLPQIRRDQITMTRFLGCGAFGEVYEGIVKGFGAEAETSVAIKTLRKGATEQEKAEFLQEAHLMSNFKHKHILKLIGICLEFDSLLIVMELMQGGDLLSYLRSNRPTPGVPSSLTLLDLISMCVDVATGCRYLEETHFVHRDLACRNCLVSSPDPKDRVVKIGDFGLARDIYKNDYYRKDGEGLLPVRWMSPESLVDGVYTSQSDIWAFGVLLWEIMTLGQQPYPARNNVEVLHYVRGGGRLGRPQDCPEELYQLMLKCWSYSPEDRPTFRYLLEVLKSLKERTSDSIQITSQFPCKVQNDIKFGSSGSGGAFIITPPTSSSGSGATVMTTTIPKYLELVYDDNHSSNSKCSTGEDVPLTTGLTVALPNCQQTMGETTDNGYEIPIHDIILRQQQSPAGSFKGRTFSSSSTVSNVSTLPASAAGTSGTHQHQPPRIDDCSSLEALLPMNSILTVRLPDEEESLPAQAPSPSVDSGAENNSISGKEQSQQQVSLPAEECKTVM, from the exons AACAAAACCGACCAGGACCTGCTGGAGCCCAAGGAGCTGTACTGCGTGATGGGCTGTAACGACGCACTAAACCGGTACTTCCGGTGGCTCAAGTCGATGATCGGGACGCCGCCAGCACCGGCGCTGGTCGCCGACAGCTTGACGGCCACGTCCCTCTCGCTCGAGTGGGAAGTTCCGAAGTGGTTGGTGCAGTTTTCGCACTACAAGAACCACAGCCCGCAGAGCTACCTGGTGCAGTGGCGGTACGAGGAGGTCGCCGGCGACTGGAAATTCTGCAGGAACCAGAGTATGGGCGATAACTCGACGATACGGGTCGATAATCTGCAGCCGTACACCAAGTATAGG TTCCGGGTAGCGTTGCTCCTGTCGCCCCACCACGACGAGGTGCTCATCTCGGAGCAGAGCGTCATCATCCTGACGCTGGCGCACGGACCGCCCATGTCCGAGCCAAAAATTGTACGCGCCGTTGCGGTAGACTATTCACGAATCTCCATATCATGGGAACCCGGACCGTTCCCGAACGGTCCGGTCTTGTCATACGTACTACAGATCAAAGACATCGACCCCTCAGGATACAGTGCTCTCAAG GACATCCCGGAGTCGAACTCGTCCCGGTACTACATCTACGAGAAGCTGACCCCCGGACGGAACTACTCCGTTTCGGTGAAGATGCGCAACCCGGAAGGGGAAGGTCCCCCTTCCACGACCTACGTACAGACACCGCCGCAACCGCTGGACCTCGATGAGGACATCCAGCCGACGTTGATTCTCGGAGCGGAACGATCCGTTCTCTCCCAAGGGTCGGACCTGCTGTCGGATCCTCCGACGGACTTTTACCGCAGTCCGCACCACAAGATCCGCGGTACGGCGATCCACATCCGCAAGAACCTGATCTTCGTGTCCGATGAAGCGGGAAACATCGTGAAGGCTCCGCTACTTAAAGGAGCTGAGAAGAACCGAACGATCATTCTAACCCCGGAAGCGGGTCACAACTTCAAGCCTACCTTACTATCGGTAGACTGGCTCAACGACCATCTGTACATCCTCGGTCAAGTCACCGTCAACGGACTGTGGCAAATCTCGCGCTGTGACTTCAACGGAGATCGTATGACGGTAGCGATCGCTGGACTACAGCGACAGCCGATACACTTTGAGGTCGACCCGTACAACGGGTATCTGTTCTGGGTCATTCGTACTTTCTACGCCGATGCCGGCCTCTTCCGGCTCGATCTCGGCGACATCTCAAACGGAGTCAAGCATGAAATCACACCGATACAGTTGATCAACCACCACAACCTGGGCGCCTTCGCCGTTGAACACACCAGATTTCGCGTACTCGTAGCAGATCAGGACAGCAACACCGTGCTGGCGATTTCGCTCGACGGCAAAACCATCGAGAACATCCGCAACAACACGCAGAGTCCGCGCTTCAAGCAGGTCAAGGCGATTACGTACGCCAACGAGCTGTTCTACTGGACCAACGGAAAGGAGGTGATCGCGGAAGATCTGCACAAGAAGCAAAACTTGTACTACCACAATGCGTACCCGTTCGCGCTACCAATCACGTACTTCACAATCTGTGCGAATCTCTCCTCGGCGCAGCCGATCCCAGTTCCGGTTAACCCGCCACGCAACGTCCAAGCTCTGCTGACCAACAAGAAGATCAAGATATTCTGGAACGTGCCGCACCTGCTCGGCATCAAGGGCAAGGGTGCCTGGCAGGAGTGGATGTACAAGCTGGAGCTGGTCGCGGAAATCACGGGCAAGGTGGTAGCATATCCGGACATTACCGGAACCACCTTCACGTCCATGGACGTAGAGCTGCTCAAACCGGGACAAGAGTACGTGATCAAGGCGGCGGCGTACACCCCGGCAGGTCGTGGTCCCTGGGGTACGGAGTTCCGGGTGCGAACGCTCAAGGACAGCCACGAGCGGCATCTGCTTTGGTCAGGCAGTGAAGGAATCATGCGAAGTGACGTGATCGGTGACGGCGTTGAAACGCTGATCAGTCGGACGGAGCTGGAGGACGGGGTTGTGACGGATATCGCGTGGTTCGAGAGTATCTTGTACGTGGTGAGCAACTCGTCGCTGGTGTTCTACAATCAGAGTGAAAGTGGGATTGGGAAGGTTAGGGAACTGGAGTCGGTTGAGTGCGTGACGGTAGACTGGATCGGACGACGACTTTACTACTACAACCCGTCGCAGCAGATGATCATGCGGAGCAGTCTGCACGGTGAACAACACGAACCAATTCATAACGTGAAGAACGTGCGGGAGATCAAGTTTGATGCGCTGCGGGGGTACATCTACTACACATCGGAGTTTTCGATGGAAGCGTTCCGGTTGAACGGGAAAGACAAGCATAGCTACTACATGGAGAACGATCGATTCACTGGAAAGGTGGTGATCGGATTGACTCTCGATATGGATAACGAGCGGGTTTACTGGATCGTACGAAGCATCAGCAACTCGGAACTGTTCAGTGCACACATGGCTGGAACGGGAACCGGGAAGATATCATCGATGGTGACGGTGCTTTCGGATCAGTCCCCACGAGGGTCGTTGACCCACTTTAGCGATCGTCTTCTCTGGCTTCAGCATGATGAGGTTGTCGTAGGAGATCTGCAAGGAAAGAACCTCGCGCACATCAAGAACCAGAAGCTGAGCGGAGCTCGAGCATTCACGATCATCGACCCGGCACATCACATCTATCCGGAAGACGTACAGAACATCAACGTGCTACCGATGAAGGTCAACGACAGCTCGATCCGCATCCAGGGCACCTGGAAAAAGTTCAGCATCGTGTGGGATCCGGTAGCGAACGTCAACTACGGCAAGGTGTTCTATAAGCTGACGATCAAGGTCAAGAGCAGAACCGAAATCCACGAGCTGTCAAAAACATCGTTCGCTTTCAATTCAGCTGGAGCGAACTTCGTTCCAGCGCACACGGAAATCAACGTCACCATCAGCGCCTTCACGTACTGGCGATCGTCAATCTTCTCCAGCGCGCGACTGTACAGTCCTTCGGGAAAGCCATCGCCACCGTTGCGCCCCCGAGTGTTCGTCAAGCACTTCCAGAACCCCATCCAGAACTCGCACAGCATCGACGCAACGTTCCGCTGGTCGCCACCGAAGAACTCCAACGGACCCATCATCGGGTATAAGGTGCACTGCTCGTACGAGGAGGACGACACCGTCAAGCACGTACTGCAGGGTGAGCTGATCAACGGTACCGAGCGGATCGTCCCCAACCTGGTCCACAACGTGAGTTACTCGTTCCGCGTGCAAGCTCTGACGAGTGCTCGCGAAGGTGACTTGACGGCGGCGCAGGTGATCAACACGGCTGAGGATCATCCGATTCCACAGGCACTGATCGTAACCTCGGAACATGTTTTCTTGTACGACTTTGACTCACAGCAGTCGACGAACGTGGTGGGGACATCGACGCCGATCAACTTTATCGTTCGACTGGACAGGGAAGGGAAGCTGTTCTGGGTGGATGAGAATAACGAGCTGTTCCAGTTTTACGGAAGTTCCAAGACGAAGCTGCATACGATCAGCGGACCGGTGCAGTCGTTGACGATCGATTGGATTCAGCGGGTTCTGTACTGGTCCCAGCTGGAGTCGGTGGGTAGCGCAATCTATGCGTTCGATCTGAACCGAAGTGACAAGGAGGCCGTTCATTTGGAGAGGATCGTGTACAGAGCTGGGAATATGAGCAACCTGGTGGTTTCGCCTATGGATCGGAAGCTCTTTTGGACGGAAAGGGTTCCGGAGGATGTCATATTTGTGCACTCGTTTGAGGAGAACAAGACGGAAGAGTTCTTCGACGATAGCTTCGAGGAGTGTCCGAATCGGACGGCTGGGATTACGGTACATCCGGTGCTGACGCTGCAAACGTCGGTAGATGAGGAAGCTCGGCTGTTCTGGGCGGAGACTGGAGCTTTCCGGAGTATCGGACTGAACAGCAAGACGTGCATGAACTTTGAGTTCGAGTACAATCCGGAGATGCACAGTGTGGCGAAGGATGGCGATCACTTTTACTGGCTGGAGAAGGATACGGCGTTTGTGCGGATGGACTATGGGGGCTCGATCGATTCGGAGAAGTTTGATGAGATCAGGACTTTGCTGCCGCTAAGGTTGCAGTATTATCCGGAGAGACGGTGCTTGATTCCACTACAAAAGGAGCAGGATTATCAGGTCAAGTTGCTCCAGCGAACTGAGGACTCACTGACACTGTTGCTGCCTAAGGCAGAAGTGCACCAGAACTGTACGATAGAACCGAGCGCTATTCGGTACCAAATATTCTACGAAGAGTACAGACCCGTTCAAACTAACGAAACTGAAGACTGCGAACTGCGGAACTGCAGCTTGGTGAGCTCGTACGATCGCAGTACGACCATCCGGGGGCTGAAACCGTTCACCAAGTACCAGTTCCAGGTCAAACTAGTCAACTACTACCAGGAACAGATAGGACTGACACAAGACTTGCTGGAAAGTCCGCGGTTGGGATCACCAACGGTGTTCTCCACGGCCGCGGGAGCTCCCTCGACTCCGGAAAATGTAAGTGCCGTGGCGATCAGCCCCACGGAAGCGGTGGTCCACTGGTCACCGCCCAAGGTCAAGAACAGCGATCGAGTCTGGTACGAGATCCACTGGCAGACGGAGAACATCCACGACGGGCTGAAGAACCGCCAGCAGCAGACGTTTGTTG ATTTCGACGAAACACTCAGCCACCTTTCGATGAACCTGACGCGGCTGCAACCGAGCAAGGCGTACACGATCTGGATCCGGGCGTACTCTTCCAATACGACGTTCAGCGAGAGCTACCAGGTGAACATCGTTACGTTCCCCGAACCAGAGGAGATCATGCTTCAGTCCATCTCGTCTACCGAGCTGAGCGTCAAGTGGAGACCGCACGTGAACATCTCGAC GTACAAGCTGCAGTACTCCGCGATGGGAAGCAAGGTTTGGGAAACGGTGTTCGAGACGGGCGTCAACGTCAGCAGTCCGGAGGACGACATCTTCCAAGTGACCGGACTGCAACCCAAGACACAGTATCGCTTCATTGTGCTGCTGTTCTACCCGAACCGCCAGGATCCGTACATGTGGCCATCGGACACCAAGTTTATCTACGAAACCGAAGCCGATCGACCGAGCGCTCCAGGACGACCGATCGTGACCCAGATCCGGCAGGAGTTCTACCGAGTCATCTGGGAAGCGGCAAAGGACAATGGAGCACCGATCCAGGAGTACGCGCTGGAAGCACTGGTGCGATCCCCAAGGAATACAAACCGCGTGGAACGATCAGCGGTGACGGCTGCCGGCAGTGCCGAGCTGGAGGACTACGGCGAAGACGACATGAACAACACGATCCCGACTAGGGTGGACGTTTCGTCGACAGACAGCGAGGAGTACGAAACGTTCGACGAACACTGGGAGCAGGTGTACAACGGAACCGAAGTGTACTGGTTCATCCCGGAGAATCGACCTCTGCACAAACACACCTTCCGGGTGCGGGCAAAGAACTCCTGCGGCTGGGGACCGTACAGCGGCGAAAGCGAACCCATCAGCGCTCCTCTAATCTCCGGCCAAGCCAGCAGCTTCCTAATCATCGGAGTGATCGCTGCTTCGAGCATCCTGCTGCTGATCTTCGTGCTGATATGCGTCTGTG CTTGCCGCGCTCGCGCAGAGAAAGAAAAGAACAAATTTATTGATGCAACCAATACTACTCGCATTCCAGATGTGGAGCTAGCGAACCTCCGCGAGCTGCCCCGCCGGGGCAATTTCATTCACAGCAACAACATCCTGTACAGCTCCGGGCCGCTCACGGACTCGGAGATTGCGCTGCTGCCGCAGATCCGGCGCGATCAG ATCACCATGACCAGATTCCTGGGCTGCGGAGCGTTCGGTGAGGTGTACGAAGGCATTGTCAAGGGGTTCGGTGCCGAAGCGGAGACTAGTGTGGCGATTAAG ACCCTTCGCAAGGGCGCTACCGAGCAGGAGAAGGCCGAGTTCCTGCAGGAAGCACACCTGATGAGCAACTTCAAGCACAAGCACATCCTGAAGCTGATCGGCATCTGTCTGGAGTTCGACTCGCTGCTGATCGTGATGGAGCTGATGCAGGGTGGTGACCTGCTGAGTTACCTCCGCTCGAACCGGCCCACGCCGGGGGTACCATCCTCGTTGACGCTGCTGGATCTGATCAGCATGTGCGTGGACGTTGCGACGGGCTGTCGGTACCTGGAGGAGACGCACTTTGTGCACCGGGACTTGGCTTGCCGGAACTGCTTGGTTTCGTCGCCGGATCCGAAGGATCGCGTGGTGAAGATCGGTGACTTTGGACTGGCGAGGGATATCTACAAGAACGATTACTACCGGAAAGATGGCGAGGGATTGCTTCCGGTGCGGTGGATGTCTCCGGAAAGCTTGGTGGATGGAGTGTACACCTCGCAGTCGGACATCTGGGCGTTTGGAGTACTGCTTTGGGAGATCATGACGCTTGGGCAGCAGCCGTATCCGGCGCGGAACAACGTTGAGGTTTTGCATTACGTCCGGGGTGGTGGTCGACTTGGTCGACCACAGGATTGTCCGGAAGAGCT ATACCAACTAATGCTTAAATGCTGGAGCTACTCACCCGAGGATCGACCAACGTTCCGGTACCTGCTGGAGGTGCTCAAGTCACTGAAGGAGCGCACCAGCGACTCCATCCAGATCACTTCCCAGTTCCCATGCAAGGTGCAAAACG ATATTAAATTCGGCAGCAGCGGAAGCGGCGGGGCCTTCATCATAACCCCGCCAACGTCTTCGAGCGGTTCCGGCGCGACGGTCATGACCACGACGATACCAAAGTATCTGGAGCTCGTCTACGACGACAACCACAGTTCCAACAGCAAGTGTTCCACCGGCGAAGACGTTCCGCTGACCACAGGCTTGACCGTGGCGCTGCCAAACTGCCAGCAAACCATGGGTGAGACGACGGACAACGGGTACGAGATCCCGATCCACGATATCATCCTGCGGCAGCAGCAATCCCCGGCCGGAAGCTTCAAGGGTCGAACCTTCTCGAGCTCGTCGACGGTCAGCAACGTTAGTACGTTGCCTGCGTCGGCAGCCGGAACTTCCGGAACCCACCAGCACCAACCCCCTCGGATAGACGACTGCTCCAGTCTGGAGGCACTGCTCCCAATGAACTCGATCCTTACCGTACGGTTACCGGACGAGGAGGAGTCGCTGCCGGCGCAAGCACCGTCACCGTCGGTTGACAGTGGCGCCGAGAACAATAGTATTAGTGGCAAAGAACAATCGCAGCAGCAGGTCAGCTTACCGGCAGAGGAGTGCAAAACGGTTATGTAA